From a single Drosophila sulfurigaster albostrigata strain 15112-1811.04 chromosome 3, ASM2355843v2, whole genome shotgun sequence genomic region:
- the LOC133845561 gene encoding uncharacterized protein LOC133845561 isoform X1, which yields MEFPLSDFNLRDLLRELHSYALSTEGTMEELRDRLQTARSDEAEAQAEGRVRPGRPPICKYGACVQPDDFSEVEVMQESEYEEFLKKLQWRLRRVNKSYLRDGMDYYHPGVLHQIDRTKTYTFNMCEFSLRQMPFIHKIFAIFISSTTEHYHRLCYAKTFAKTRTLNMTKEQLNAPVVTRGDVGRAMSNILLEIEVNGLENFVAVITDNNSVILKALEEVNMVNRAKLPPILLDSGQLHKIFQDMFCAKSSRCLIQLETAHFQKSTYKAQLEKIGQNYTQNTDSAMVFEDHLAAIPKVLEAMWKIKSHKDKPISLALLNNSRLNMFASEAENNIPPIPYEDSAIGGGVLQLVLFDTLWCMSIGTEIEEKYVVETQDKAVLEFVHGPEPELDFDLELDPDMDPDLETDLDQDHDEFPKLILEEVQELMQEPVQAPMPGPIQVIIQLPRQDQMQDQMQGTTQASLQASIQETIQATIQDLIQDPRQGRINLVIQMPPQDPLQGPMQGPMQEPMQGPMQQLIIEPMHDQMQEPMQELMQGSMQIEDQLEELIHGPMQEQMQDQIQGLMQGQIHGMQGPMQGPMHGPVHGPVQAPMQGPMQGPMQGPMQGPMQGPMQGPMQGPMHGPVHGPIQETMQAPLHDQIQELIHGPHQGPMQGPMHTTMQAQMQGLMHGPMQEPTAEELQNEMLDQIQEHIQEEMQGQMEDQLQGEIVGQIEEMMEEQMQGQMVGQMQNLMQNQMQEQMQNQNASQMQMHHQMHEQMQGQMHVHTQEHLHEQMEEHMQEDSEDDIEEDIQDDMQEQMQELLTEPAQQLLPEPIQELLPNEIQEPIQELIQDATQEPVPDNWFDILDP from the exons ATGGAGTTTCCACTCTCAGATTTTAACTTACGGGACTTACTCCGAGAACTACACAGCTATGCATTGAGTACAGAGGGCACAATGGAGGAGCTACGAGACCGCTTGCAGACGGCTCGCAGCGATGAGGCCGAGGCTCAGGCAGAGGGTCGTGTGCGTCCTGGAAGACCACCAATATGCAAGTATGGAGCTTGTGTGCAGCCAGATGATTTCTCCGAGGTGGAAGTGATGCAAGAATCGGAGTACGAGGAGTTCCTAAAGAAATTACAGTGGAGACTGCGACGTGTTAACAAATCATATCTACGCGATGGAATGGATTACTATCATCCTGGAGTGCTCCATCAAATTGATAGGACGAAGACATATACCTTTAATATGTGCGAGTTTTCTCTGCGACAGATGCCATTTATTCACAAG ATATTTGCCATATTCATATCGAGCACAACGGAACATTATCATCGTCTCTGCtatgcaaaaacttttgccaagaCTCGCACCTTGAACATGACGAAGGAGCAGTTGAATGCACCT GTTGTCACACGTGGAGATGTTGGCAGAGCAATGTCAAATATATTGCTCGAAATCGAAGTTAATGGATTGGAGAATTTCGTTGCTGTCATCACGGACAATAATAGTGTCATCCTCAAAGCTTTGGAAGAGGTTAACATGGTCAACAGGGCCAAGTTACCTCCTATTCTTCTCGATAGTGGCCAACTGCACAAGATCTTTCAGGATATGTTCTGTGCGAAATCGTCTCGTTGCCTAATACAACTAGAGACTGCGCATTTCCAAAAGAGCACTTATAAAGCTCAACTTGAAAAGATTGGACAAAACTATACACAAAATACAGATTCCGCCATGGTGTTTGAAGACCACTTGGCAGCTATACCGAAAGTATTGGAGGCCATGTGGAAGATCAAATCGCACAAAGATAAACCCATTTCATTGGCACTCTTAAATAATTCACGGTTAAATATGTTTGCCAGTGAGGCTGAGAACAATATTCCTCCGATTCCATATGAGGATAGTGCCATTGGTGGCGGAGTCTTGCAATTAGTTCTCTTCGATACGTTATGGTGTATGTCCATTGGAACCGAAATAGAGGAAAAGTATGTTGTTGAAACGCAAGACAAAGCAGTACTAGAGTTTGTTCATGGGCCAGAGCCGGAGCTGGACTTTGACCTGGAACTGGATCCAGATATGGACCCAGATCTTGAGACAGATCTGGACCAGGATCATGATGAGTTTCCAAAGTTAATATTAGAAGAAGTGCAGGAGTTAATGCAAGAACCAGTGCAGGCTCCAATGCCCGGACCAATTCAAGTAATAATACAATTGCCTAGGCAAGATCAGATGCAAGATCAAATGCAAGGTACAACTCAAGCGTCATTGCAAGCATCCATTCAAGAGACAATACAAGCGACAATTCAGGATCTAATACAAGACCCAAGGCAAGGGCGAATTAATTTGGTAATTCAAATGCCGCCACAAGACCCACTCCAAGGGCCAATGCAAGGGCCAATGCAAGAGCCAATGCAAGGGCCAATGCAGCAGTTAATTATAGAGCCAATGCATGACCAAATGCAAGAGCCAATGCAGGAATTAATGCAAGGCTCAATGCAAATAGAAGATCAATTGGAGGAGCTGATTCATGGCCCAATGCAAGAACAAATGCAAGACCAAATCCAAGGTCTAATGCAAGGTCAAATACATGGAATGCAAGGGCCCATGCAAGGACCAATGCACGGACCAGTGCACGGACCAGTGCAAGCGCCAATGCAAGGGCCAATGCAAGGACCAATGCAAGGACCAATGCAAGGACCAATGCAAGGACCAATGCAAGGACCAATGCAAGGACCAATGCATGGGCCAGTGCATGGGCCAATACAAGAAACAATGCAAGCGCCATTGCACGACCAAATACAAGAATTAATCCACGGACCTCATCAAGGGCCAATGCAAGGACCAATGCATACGACAATGCAAGCTCAAATGCAAGGGCTAATGCATGGGCCAATGCAAGAACCCACAGCGGAAGagctgcaaaatgaaatgctaGACCAAATCCAAGAACATATACAGGAAGAAATGCAAGGACAAATGGAAGATCAATTGCAAGGAGAAATCGTGGGCCAAATCGAAGAGATGATGGAGGAGCAAATGCAAGGGCAAATGGTAGGCCAAATGCAAAACCTAATGCAAAACCAAATGCAGGAGCAAATGCAAAACCAAAACGCatcacaaatgcaaatgcatcaCCAAATGCATGAACAAATGCAAGGCCAAATGCATGTTCACACTCAAGAGCATTTACACGAGCAAATGGAGGAACACATGCAGGAGGATAGTGAGGACGATATCGAAGAAGACATCCAAGACGATATGCAAGAGCAGATGCAAGAGCTGTTGACAGAGCCAGCTCAGCAGTTACTGCCAGAACCGATACAGGAACTATtgccaaatgaaatacaagaGCCAATACAAGAGCTAATACAAGATGCAACGCAAGAGCCAGTGCCAGATAATTGGTTTGATATATTGGATCCATAG
- the LOC133845561 gene encoding uncharacterized protein LOC133845561 isoform X3 — MEFPLSDFNLRDLLRELHSYALSTEGTMEELRDRLQTARSDEAEAQAEGRVRPGRPPICKYGACVQPDDFSEVEVMQESEYEEFLKKLQWRLRRVNKSYLRDGMDYYHPGVLHQIDRTKTYTFNMCEFSLRQMPFIHKIFAIFISSTTEHYHRLCYAKTFAKTRTLNMTKEQLNAPVVTRGDVGRAMSNILLEIEVNGLENFVAVITDNNSVILKALEEVNMVNRAKLPPILLDSGQLHKIFQDMFCAKSSRCLIQLETAHFQKSTYKAQLEKIGQNYTQNTDSAMVFEDHLAAIPKVLEAMWKIKSHKDKPISLALLNNSRLNMFASEAENNIPPIPYEDSAIGGGVLQLVLFDTLWCMSIGTEIEEKYVVETQDKAVLEFVHGPEPELDFDLELDPDMDPDLETDLDQDHDEFPKLILEEVQELMQEPVQAPMPGPIQVIIQLPRQDQMQDQMQGTTQASLQASIQETIQATIQDLIQDPRQGRINLVIQMPPQDPLQGPMQGPMQEPMQGPMQQLIIEPMHDQMQEPMQELMQGSMQIEDQLEELIHGPMQEQMQDQIQGPMHGPVHGPVQAPMQGPMQGPMQGPMQGPMQGPMQGPMQGPMHGPVHGPIQETMQAPLHDQIQELIHGPHQGPMQGPMHTTMQAQMQGLMHGPMQEPTAEELQNEMLDQIQEHIQEEMQGQMEDQLQGEIVGQIEEMMEEQMQGQMVGQMQNLMQNQMQEQMQNQNASQMQMHHQMHEQMQGQMHVHTQEHLHEQMEEHMQEDSEDDIEEDIQDDMQEQMQELLTEPAQQLLPEPIQELLPNEIQEPIQELIQDATQEPVPDNWFDILDP; from the exons ATGGAGTTTCCACTCTCAGATTTTAACTTACGGGACTTACTCCGAGAACTACACAGCTATGCATTGAGTACAGAGGGCACAATGGAGGAGCTACGAGACCGCTTGCAGACGGCTCGCAGCGATGAGGCCGAGGCTCAGGCAGAGGGTCGTGTGCGTCCTGGAAGACCACCAATATGCAAGTATGGAGCTTGTGTGCAGCCAGATGATTTCTCCGAGGTGGAAGTGATGCAAGAATCGGAGTACGAGGAGTTCCTAAAGAAATTACAGTGGAGACTGCGACGTGTTAACAAATCATATCTACGCGATGGAATGGATTACTATCATCCTGGAGTGCTCCATCAAATTGATAGGACGAAGACATATACCTTTAATATGTGCGAGTTTTCTCTGCGACAGATGCCATTTATTCACAAG ATATTTGCCATATTCATATCGAGCACAACGGAACATTATCATCGTCTCTGCtatgcaaaaacttttgccaagaCTCGCACCTTGAACATGACGAAGGAGCAGTTGAATGCACCT GTTGTCACACGTGGAGATGTTGGCAGAGCAATGTCAAATATATTGCTCGAAATCGAAGTTAATGGATTGGAGAATTTCGTTGCTGTCATCACGGACAATAATAGTGTCATCCTCAAAGCTTTGGAAGAGGTTAACATGGTCAACAGGGCCAAGTTACCTCCTATTCTTCTCGATAGTGGCCAACTGCACAAGATCTTTCAGGATATGTTCTGTGCGAAATCGTCTCGTTGCCTAATACAACTAGAGACTGCGCATTTCCAAAAGAGCACTTATAAAGCTCAACTTGAAAAGATTGGACAAAACTATACACAAAATACAGATTCCGCCATGGTGTTTGAAGACCACTTGGCAGCTATACCGAAAGTATTGGAGGCCATGTGGAAGATCAAATCGCACAAAGATAAACCCATTTCATTGGCACTCTTAAATAATTCACGGTTAAATATGTTTGCCAGTGAGGCTGAGAACAATATTCCTCCGATTCCATATGAGGATAGTGCCATTGGTGGCGGAGTCTTGCAATTAGTTCTCTTCGATACGTTATGGTGTATGTCCATTGGAACCGAAATAGAGGAAAAGTATGTTGTTGAAACGCAAGACAAAGCAGTACTAGAGTTTGTTCATGGGCCAGAGCCGGAGCTGGACTTTGACCTGGAACTGGATCCAGATATGGACCCAGATCTTGAGACAGATCTGGACCAGGATCATGATGAGTTTCCAAAGTTAATATTAGAAGAAGTGCAGGAGTTAATGCAAGAACCAGTGCAGGCTCCAATGCCCGGACCAATTCAAGTAATAATACAATTGCCTAGGCAAGATCAGATGCAAGATCAAATGCAAGGTACAACTCAAGCGTCATTGCAAGCATCCATTCAAGAGACAATACAAGCGACAATTCAGGATCTAATACAAGACCCAAGGCAAGGGCGAATTAATTTGGTAATTCAAATGCCGCCACAAGACCCACTCCAAGGGCCAATGCAAGGGCCAATGCAAGAGCCAATGCAAGGGCCAATGCAGCAGTTAATTATAGAGCCAATGCATGACCAAATGCAAGAGCCAATGCAGGAATTAATGCAAGGCTCAATGCAAATAGAAGATCAATTGGAGGAGCTGATTCATGGCCCAATGCAAGAACAAATGCAAGACCAAATCCAAG GACCAATGCACGGACCAGTGCACGGACCAGTGCAAGCGCCAATGCAAGGGCCAATGCAAGGACCAATGCAAGGACCAATGCAAGGACCAATGCAAGGACCAATGCAAGGACCAATGCAAGGACCAATGCATGGGCCAGTGCATGGGCCAATACAAGAAACAATGCAAGCGCCATTGCACGACCAAATACAAGAATTAATCCACGGACCTCATCAAGGGCCAATGCAAGGACCAATGCATACGACAATGCAAGCTCAAATGCAAGGGCTAATGCATGGGCCAATGCAAGAACCCACAGCGGAAGagctgcaaaatgaaatgctaGACCAAATCCAAGAACATATACAGGAAGAAATGCAAGGACAAATGGAAGATCAATTGCAAGGAGAAATCGTGGGCCAAATCGAAGAGATGATGGAGGAGCAAATGCAAGGGCAAATGGTAGGCCAAATGCAAAACCTAATGCAAAACCAAATGCAGGAGCAAATGCAAAACCAAAACGCatcacaaatgcaaatgcatcaCCAAATGCATGAACAAATGCAAGGCCAAATGCATGTTCACACTCAAGAGCATTTACACGAGCAAATGGAGGAACACATGCAGGAGGATAGTGAGGACGATATCGAAGAAGACATCCAAGACGATATGCAAGAGCAGATGCAAGAGCTGTTGACAGAGCCAGCTCAGCAGTTACTGCCAGAACCGATACAGGAACTATtgccaaatgaaatacaagaGCCAATACAAGAGCTAATACAAGATGCAACGCAAGAGCCAGTGCCAGATAATTGGTTTGATATATTGGATCCATAG
- the LOC133845561 gene encoding uncharacterized protein LOC133845561 isoform X8, giving the protein MEFPLSDFNLRDLLRELHSYALSTEGTMEELRDRLQTARSDEAEAQAEGRVRPGRPPICKYGACVQPDDFSEVEVMQESEYEEFLKKLQWRLRRVNKSYLRDGMDYYHPGVLHQIDRTKTYTFNMCEFSLRQMPFIHKIFAIFISSTTEHYHRLCYAKTFAKTRTLNMTKEQLNAP; this is encoded by the exons ATGGAGTTTCCACTCTCAGATTTTAACTTACGGGACTTACTCCGAGAACTACACAGCTATGCATTGAGTACAGAGGGCACAATGGAGGAGCTACGAGACCGCTTGCAGACGGCTCGCAGCGATGAGGCCGAGGCTCAGGCAGAGGGTCGTGTGCGTCCTGGAAGACCACCAATATGCAAGTATGGAGCTTGTGTGCAGCCAGATGATTTCTCCGAGGTGGAAGTGATGCAAGAATCGGAGTACGAGGAGTTCCTAAAGAAATTACAGTGGAGACTGCGACGTGTTAACAAATCATATCTACGCGATGGAATGGATTACTATCATCCTGGAGTGCTCCATCAAATTGATAGGACGAAGACATATACCTTTAATATGTGCGAGTTTTCTCTGCGACAGATGCCATTTATTCACAAG ATATTTGCCATATTCATATCGAGCACAACGGAACATTATCATCGTCTCTGCtatgcaaaaacttttgccaagaCTCGCACCTTGAACATGACGAAGGAGCAGTTGAATGCACCT TAA
- the LOC133845561 gene encoding transcription factor SPT20 homolog isoform X5, giving the protein MSNILLEIEVNGLENFVAVITDNNSVILKALEEVNMVNRAKLPPILLDSGQLHKIFQDMFCAKSSRCLIQLETAHFQKSTYKAQLEKIGQNYTQNTDSAMVFEDHLAAIPKVLEAMWKIKSHKDKPISLALLNNSRLNMFASEAENNIPPIPYEDSAIGGGVLQLVLFDTLWCMSIGTEIEEKYVVETQDKAVLEFVHGPEPELDFDLELDPDMDPDLETDLDQDHDEFPKLILEEVQELMQEPVQAPMPGPIQVIIQLPRQDQMQDQMQGTTQASLQASIQETIQATIQDLIQDPRQGRINLVIQMPPQDPLQGPMQGPMQEPMQGPMQQLIIEPMHDQMQEPMQELMQGSMQIEDQLEELIHGPMQEQMQDQIQGLMQGQIHGMQGPMQGPMHGPVHGPVQAPMQGPMQGPMQGPMQGPMQGPMQGPMQGPMHGPVHGPIQETMQAPLHDQIQELIHGPHQGPMQGPMHTTMQAQMQGLMHGPMQEPTAEELQNEMLDQIQEHIQEEMQGQMEDQLQGEIVGQIEEMMEEQMQGQMVGQMQNLMQNQMQEQMQNQNASQMQMHHQMHEQMQGQMHVHTQEHLHEQMEEHMQEDSEDDIEEDIQDDMQEQMQELLTEPAQQLLPEPIQELLPNEIQEPIQELIQDATQEPVPDNWFDILDP; this is encoded by the coding sequence ATGTCAAATATATTGCTCGAAATCGAAGTTAATGGATTGGAGAATTTCGTTGCTGTCATCACGGACAATAATAGTGTCATCCTCAAAGCTTTGGAAGAGGTTAACATGGTCAACAGGGCCAAGTTACCTCCTATTCTTCTCGATAGTGGCCAACTGCACAAGATCTTTCAGGATATGTTCTGTGCGAAATCGTCTCGTTGCCTAATACAACTAGAGACTGCGCATTTCCAAAAGAGCACTTATAAAGCTCAACTTGAAAAGATTGGACAAAACTATACACAAAATACAGATTCCGCCATGGTGTTTGAAGACCACTTGGCAGCTATACCGAAAGTATTGGAGGCCATGTGGAAGATCAAATCGCACAAAGATAAACCCATTTCATTGGCACTCTTAAATAATTCACGGTTAAATATGTTTGCCAGTGAGGCTGAGAACAATATTCCTCCGATTCCATATGAGGATAGTGCCATTGGTGGCGGAGTCTTGCAATTAGTTCTCTTCGATACGTTATGGTGTATGTCCATTGGAACCGAAATAGAGGAAAAGTATGTTGTTGAAACGCAAGACAAAGCAGTACTAGAGTTTGTTCATGGGCCAGAGCCGGAGCTGGACTTTGACCTGGAACTGGATCCAGATATGGACCCAGATCTTGAGACAGATCTGGACCAGGATCATGATGAGTTTCCAAAGTTAATATTAGAAGAAGTGCAGGAGTTAATGCAAGAACCAGTGCAGGCTCCAATGCCCGGACCAATTCAAGTAATAATACAATTGCCTAGGCAAGATCAGATGCAAGATCAAATGCAAGGTACAACTCAAGCGTCATTGCAAGCATCCATTCAAGAGACAATACAAGCGACAATTCAGGATCTAATACAAGACCCAAGGCAAGGGCGAATTAATTTGGTAATTCAAATGCCGCCACAAGACCCACTCCAAGGGCCAATGCAAGGGCCAATGCAAGAGCCAATGCAAGGGCCAATGCAGCAGTTAATTATAGAGCCAATGCATGACCAAATGCAAGAGCCAATGCAGGAATTAATGCAAGGCTCAATGCAAATAGAAGATCAATTGGAGGAGCTGATTCATGGCCCAATGCAAGAACAAATGCAAGACCAAATCCAAGGTCTAATGCAAGGTCAAATACATGGAATGCAAGGGCCCATGCAAGGACCAATGCACGGACCAGTGCACGGACCAGTGCAAGCGCCAATGCAAGGGCCAATGCAAGGACCAATGCAAGGACCAATGCAAGGACCAATGCAAGGACCAATGCAAGGACCAATGCAAGGACCAATGCATGGGCCAGTGCATGGGCCAATACAAGAAACAATGCAAGCGCCATTGCACGACCAAATACAAGAATTAATCCACGGACCTCATCAAGGGCCAATGCAAGGACCAATGCATACGACAATGCAAGCTCAAATGCAAGGGCTAATGCATGGGCCAATGCAAGAACCCACAGCGGAAGagctgcaaaatgaaatgctaGACCAAATCCAAGAACATATACAGGAAGAAATGCAAGGACAAATGGAAGATCAATTGCAAGGAGAAATCGTGGGCCAAATCGAAGAGATGATGGAGGAGCAAATGCAAGGGCAAATGGTAGGCCAAATGCAAAACCTAATGCAAAACCAAATGCAGGAGCAAATGCAAAACCAAAACGCatcacaaatgcaaatgcatcaCCAAATGCATGAACAAATGCAAGGCCAAATGCATGTTCACACTCAAGAGCATTTACACGAGCAAATGGAGGAACACATGCAGGAGGATAGTGAGGACGATATCGAAGAAGACATCCAAGACGATATGCAAGAGCAGATGCAAGAGCTGTTGACAGAGCCAGCTCAGCAGTTACTGCCAGAACCGATACAGGAACTATtgccaaatgaaatacaagaGCCAATACAAGAGCTAATACAAGATGCAACGCAAGAGCCAGTGCCAGATAATTGGTTTGATATATTGGATCCATAG